The Variovorax paradoxus B4 genome includes a region encoding these proteins:
- a CDS encoding helix-turn-helix domain-containing protein translates to MPSAAPPVAPAADHRLTAFGRRIHARRKALKVSATTAAEAAGVSRMTLHRIERGEPSVTMGAYMNALAALGLDVDVVPSTQSAPPAPIAGGIRIADYPQLRRLAWQLAPDTELTPAEAWATYERNWRHVDASALDARERQLLDELARALGRKPLHV, encoded by the coding sequence ATGCCTTCTGCAGCCCCTCCCGTCGCCCCTGCAGCCGATCACCGCCTCACAGCATTCGGCCGACGCATCCACGCTCGGCGCAAGGCCCTGAAGGTCAGCGCCACCACAGCGGCGGAGGCGGCAGGCGTGTCCCGCATGACACTGCATCGCATCGAACGCGGCGAGCCCTCGGTCACGATGGGGGCCTACATGAATGCCCTCGCGGCGCTGGGCCTGGATGTCGATGTGGTCCCCTCAACGCAATCCGCACCCCCGGCGCCGATTGCGGGCGGCATCCGAATCGCCGACTACCCCCAACTGCGCCGGCTCGCCTGGCAGTTGGCGCCGGATACCGAGCTCACACCCGCAGAGGCGTGGGCCACCTACGAACGCAACTGGCGCCATGTCGACGCATCGGCGCTCGATGCGCGGGAGCGGCAACTGCTCGACGAACTGGCACGCGCATTGGGCAGGAAGCCGCTGCATGTTTGA
- a CDS encoding LysR family transcriptional regulator: MRELSLDHLRTLVAIADLGSLANAARALHLAAPTVTVQITELESRLGGQLLVRGRGPAQATALGERFIARARRLLADADDAVEEVRRQLAGQTGRVRVGASTGAIAHLLPPALERLARNHPGVEVNVQVLTSNESMGRLAAGSLDLAVVALPQAPVRGVHVTPLRREAVVAFLPATWKTPRRLTAQWLAERPLIMNDASTRLYRLTAEWFSAAGVHCRPRIELNYNDAIRTLVAAGYGAALLPEDSHEPARDPRIAVRPLSPALWRQLGLAVGDRSANGPARFVLEALLPGSSSNG, encoded by the coding sequence ATGCGGGAACTGAGCCTCGACCATCTGCGCACCCTGGTCGCCATCGCCGACCTCGGGTCCCTGGCCAATGCTGCGCGCGCCCTTCACCTGGCTGCCCCCACAGTCACCGTTCAGATCACGGAACTCGAGTCGCGCCTGGGCGGCCAGTTGCTCGTTCGCGGACGCGGGCCCGCGCAAGCGACCGCCTTGGGCGAACGGTTCATCGCGCGTGCCCGCCGGCTGCTGGCGGATGCGGATGACGCAGTGGAGGAAGTCCGGCGCCAGCTCGCCGGCCAGACGGGCCGCGTGCGAGTGGGTGCCTCGACCGGCGCCATTGCGCACCTGCTGCCGCCCGCGCTCGAACGCCTTGCCCGGAACCATCCGGGCGTCGAGGTGAACGTGCAGGTGCTGACGTCCAACGAAAGCATGGGCCGGCTCGCCGCAGGCAGCCTGGACCTCGCGGTCGTGGCGCTGCCGCAGGCGCCTGTGCGGGGCGTCCATGTCACACCCCTTCGGCGCGAGGCTGTCGTCGCCTTCTTGCCGGCGACCTGGAAAACGCCCAGGCGGCTCACTGCGCAGTGGCTGGCCGAGCGGCCGTTGATCATGAACGACGCCTCCACGCGTCTCTACCGGCTGACCGCGGAGTGGTTCTCGGCGGCTGGCGTCCATTGCCGGCCGCGCATCGAGCTCAACTACAACGATGCGATCAGGACACTGGTCGCCGCCGGCTACGGAGCCGCCTTGCTGCCGGAGGATTCGCACGAGCCCGCGCGCGATCCCCGCATCGCCGTGCGCCCGCTCAGCCCGGCTCTATGGCGGCAGTTGGGCCTCGCGGTGGGAGACCGAAGCGCCAACGGCCCGGCACGCTTCGTCCTGGAGGCGCTGCTGCCCGGGAGCAGTTCGAATGGATGA
- a CDS encoding LysR substrate-binding domain-containing protein, translating into MDELNGVVDDLLALVLVVEAGGFNAASMRHSIPVSRLSRRIASLEKRLGVSLLVRSSRRFRVTEIGERMVQHGLAIRAETRSALSVAQDALNEPAGHLRVSCPISMATSFVGGLCLEFVKRHPKVALTLDSTDGRPSPSSEAADLLIRPVIDTLPDSSMVSRKLGDFPYALVGTPALHESLGRPATPQALAALPGGCPAIGWTFSPHPSRWLLRGPGNAKIELDVKPRFTSDSLPQIHQAALAGIGIARLPLALCAADLEQGRLCLLAPGWAPPTISMYALYPSRRDLTLAGRQFLAMLAETTKPYLKT; encoded by the coding sequence ATGGATGAGCTCAACGGCGTCGTGGACGACCTGCTCGCGCTCGTGCTGGTGGTGGAAGCCGGCGGCTTCAATGCCGCGAGCATGCGCCACAGCATTCCCGTCTCTCGCTTGAGCCGCCGCATCGCGAGCCTCGAGAAGCGGCTGGGCGTGAGCCTGCTGGTGCGCAGCTCGCGGCGCTTCAGGGTGACGGAGATCGGCGAACGCATGGTCCAGCACGGCCTGGCAATCCGCGCAGAGACCCGCAGCGCGCTGTCCGTGGCACAGGACGCGCTGAACGAACCTGCCGGCCACCTGCGCGTGTCGTGCCCGATCTCCATGGCCACCAGTTTTGTGGGAGGCCTGTGCCTCGAGTTCGTCAAGCGTCATCCGAAGGTGGCATTGACGCTGGACAGCACCGACGGGCGCCCTTCGCCCTCGAGCGAAGCCGCGGACCTGCTGATCCGCCCCGTCATCGACACGCTGCCTGATTCGAGCATGGTGTCGCGCAAGCTCGGAGACTTTCCGTACGCGCTGGTCGGGACACCGGCCCTGCACGAATCGCTCGGCCGGCCGGCCACGCCACAGGCGCTTGCCGCGCTGCCGGGCGGCTGCCCCGCCATCGGCTGGACCTTCAGCCCGCATCCTTCGCGCTGGCTGCTGCGCGGGCCCGGCAATGCAAAAATCGAACTGGACGTGAAGCCGCGCTTCACCAGCGACAGCCTGCCGCAGATCCATCAGGCAGCGCTCGCGGGGATCGGCATCGCGCGGTTGCCGCTCGCCCTGTGTGCAGCCGACCTCGAACAGGGCCGCTTGTGCCTGCTGGCGCCAGGCTGGGCGCCCCCGACCATCTCGATGTACGCGCTGTATCCGTCGCGCCGCGACCTCACGCTGGCGGGACGGCAATTCCTCGCGATGCTGGCGGAGACCACGAAGCCCTATCTGAAGACCTGA
- a CDS encoding carboxylesterase family protein encodes MAHHEKFNSFPALPEARRRFIQAAGALIALPLVGCGGGGGGGFAAPTSGTGQPDAAPLADTTSGKFRGQRSGGVASYLGIPYAQPPVGGLRFQSPKPFKPVAANVLNADSFGAASLQTLPPYVTWIYPVPMQQSEDCLTVNVWAPANAIGAPVIVWIHGGAWRTGAAGMPLMNGQALAALGVVVVTVNFRLGALGGLSHPDLADADTGSVANWQLQDQMAALQWVHQNAAAFGGDANNICLMGQSAGGTSAAVIAQNPAHRKLLRKVVLLSPASNAKPGGFSLDDAAAYTELLATRLNTTPRGLRDVPAAALHAAEVALNALPLPDAITTGRASKFVPIIDAKFCLADWTRTEWPADLPVVITTTLTEGTFFVDLIDPATHKALTAPLPQDDTQLLQAVTSITRSAEASSRVVESYRKAAADEARSTDAGDLWVEIYGDFAIRNHSVRYAGKLASEGKDVRFGTYAHALKAPGHGVPHCADLPLLFGTYGLDYYKDKVGNGAAEAQLSAAMASAFASFARDSQAVAFDASTAWPRYGGSLANAVRMGEGSSGSVAVGTVPKLAQLAVWDAILGY; translated from the coding sequence ATGGCGCATCACGAGAAGTTCAATTCCTTTCCTGCCCTGCCCGAAGCCCGGCGGCGGTTCATCCAGGCGGCCGGCGCCTTGATCGCGCTGCCGCTCGTCGGGTGCGGCGGTGGCGGAGGCGGTGGATTCGCCGCTCCCACCAGCGGCACCGGACAACCGGACGCCGCGCCGCTCGCAGACACCACCTCGGGGAAATTCCGCGGCCAGCGCAGCGGCGGCGTCGCGTCGTACCTCGGCATTCCCTACGCGCAGCCACCGGTGGGCGGCCTGCGCTTCCAATCGCCCAAGCCGTTCAAGCCTGTTGCCGCCAACGTGCTGAACGCCGACAGCTTCGGCGCTGCCAGCCTGCAGACCTTGCCGCCCTACGTCACCTGGATCTACCCGGTGCCCATGCAGCAGAGCGAAGACTGCCTGACCGTCAACGTGTGGGCGCCTGCAAACGCCATCGGTGCACCCGTGATCGTCTGGATTCACGGCGGCGCCTGGCGCACGGGCGCCGCCGGCATGCCGCTGATGAACGGCCAGGCGCTGGCGGCGCTCGGCGTGGTCGTCGTCACCGTCAACTTTCGGCTCGGCGCGCTGGGCGGTCTTTCGCACCCCGACCTTGCCGATGCCGACACCGGCAGCGTCGCGAACTGGCAGCTGCAGGACCAGATGGCTGCCCTGCAATGGGTGCACCAGAACGCCGCGGCGTTCGGCGGCGACGCGAACAACATCTGCCTGATGGGGCAATCGGCCGGAGGCACCAGCGCGGCGGTCATCGCGCAGAACCCCGCGCATCGAAAGCTGCTGCGCAAGGTGGTGCTGCTGAGCCCGGCCAGCAACGCGAAGCCCGGAGGCTTCAGCCTGGACGATGCCGCCGCCTACACGGAACTGCTGGCAACGCGCCTGAACACCACGCCCCGCGGCCTGCGCGACGTGCCGGCCGCGGCGTTGCATGCGGCGGAGGTCGCACTCAACGCACTGCCCTTGCCCGACGCGATCACCACGGGACGCGCCTCCAAGTTCGTCCCCATCATCGACGCGAAGTTCTGCCTCGCAGACTGGACGCGTACCGAGTGGCCCGCCGATCTGCCGGTGGTCATCACCACCACGCTGACCGAAGGCACCTTCTTTGTCGACCTGATCGATCCCGCCACCCACAAGGCGCTCACGGCGCCCCTGCCACAGGACGACACGCAGCTTCTCCAAGCCGTCACCTCGATCACCCGCTCCGCCGAGGCCAGCAGCCGGGTTGTCGAAAGCTACCGCAAGGCCGCGGCCGACGAGGCTCGCAGCACGGACGCCGGCGACCTGTGGGTGGAGATCTACGGCGACTTCGCCATTCGCAATCATTCGGTGCGCTACGCCGGCAAGCTGGCCAGCGAAGGCAAGGATGTGCGCTTCGGCACCTATGCGCACGCCCTCAAGGCGCCGGGACACGGCGTGCCGCATTGCGCCGACCTGCCGCTGCTGTTCGGAACCTACGGGCTGGACTACTACAAGGACAAGGTCGGCAACGGCGCGGCGGAGGCGCAGCTGTCGGCGGCCATGGCGTCGGCCTTCGCGAGCTTCGCGCGGGATTCGCAGGCCGTGGCCTTCGACGCCTCCACCGCGTGGCCGCGGTACGGGGGTTCCTTGGCGAACGCGGTGCGCATGGGCGAAGGCAGCAGTGGAAGCGTGGCGGTCGGCACGGTGCCCAAGCTGGCGCAGCTCGCCGTGTGGGATGCCATCCTGGGCTACTGA
- a CDS encoding nucleotidyl transferase AbiEii/AbiGii toxin family protein — MFERPHHQRVAEALAALDAELLAENHCLFGGGTAIALRYGEYRESVGIDFLVSNIEGYRQLRQLLTGDQGLSALARKGAKIQQTGELRADQYGIRSMVRVGDIDIKFEIVLEARIELDVPGEQDRIGDIATLTVLDMAASQLLANSDRWADDSVFSRDVIDLAMMHPGSALLRRAATKARQAYGNSIDSDLAKAVNALLTRHGRMDRCMEVLQMTPAVTPALLRQRIKALLPRAASAKGKAVSP, encoded by the coding sequence ATGTTTGAACGCCCGCACCATCAACGGGTCGCCGAGGCACTTGCAGCGCTCGATGCCGAGCTGCTCGCCGAGAACCACTGCCTGTTCGGCGGCGGCACGGCCATCGCGCTTCGCTATGGCGAGTACCGCGAGTCGGTGGGCATCGACTTCCTTGTTTCCAACATCGAAGGCTACCGGCAGCTGCGCCAGCTGCTGACCGGCGACCAGGGCCTGAGCGCGCTGGCCCGCAAGGGCGCGAAGATCCAACAGACCGGCGAACTTCGTGCCGATCAATATGGCATCCGATCGATGGTGCGTGTGGGTGACATCGATATCAAGTTCGAGATCGTGCTCGAAGCACGCATCGAACTCGATGTGCCGGGCGAGCAAGACCGCATCGGCGACATTGCGACGCTCACCGTGCTGGACATGGCTGCAAGCCAGCTGCTCGCAAACTCGGATCGCTGGGCCGACGACAGCGTCTTCAGCCGTGACGTCATCGACCTGGCCATGATGCACCCTGGTTCCGCACTGCTGCGCCGCGCGGCAACCAAGGCCAGACAAGCCTACGGCAACAGCATCGACAGCGATCTGGCAAAGGCAGTCAACGCGCTGCTGACACGTCACGGACGCATGGACCGTTGCATGGAGGTGCTGCAGATGACCCCGGCCGTGACGCCCGCGCTGCTGCGCCAGCGCATCAAGGCCTTGTTGCCCCGAGCTGCAAGCGCCAAGGGCAAAGCCGTCAGCCCCTGA